Proteins encoded together in one Cicer arietinum cultivar CDC Frontier isolate Library 1 chromosome 4, Cicar.CDCFrontier_v2.0, whole genome shotgun sequence window:
- the LOC101500649 gene encoding sugar transport protein 10-like, producing the protein MAPTKIRGALNMGFQMMITIGILIANLINYGTSEHENGWIISLGVGAVPAILLCLGSLFLGDTPNSLIERGQHENAKIMLQKIRGTKNVEEEFQDLIDASEQAKKVEHPWKNIVQPKYRPQLTFCSLTPFFQQFTGINVIMFYAPVLFKTLGFGNEASLMSAVITGGVNVVATLVSIFTVDKFGRKILFIEGGAQKFICQIAIGGMIAAKFGLSGEGSLTKGEANLLLFLICAYVAAYAWSWGPLGWLVPSEICSLEARSAGQAINVGVNMLFTFFIAQIFLTLLCHLKFGLFFFFAGFVLIMTIFIALFLPETKNVPIEEMNRVWKSHWF; encoded by the exons atggcTCCAACAAAGATTAGAGGAGCACTTAATATGGGCTTCCAAATGATGATTACAATTGGCATCTTAATTGCAAACCTTATCAATTATGGGACTTCCGAGCACGAAAATGGATGGATAATTTCCTTGGGTGTAGGAGCTGTGCCTGCAATTTTATTGTGTTTGGGATCTCTTTTCTTGGGTGACACACCTAACTCCTTGATTGAGAGAGGTCAGCATGAAAATGCTAAGATAATGTTGCAAAAGATTCGCGGTACTAAGAACGTTGAGGAGGAGTTTCAAGATCTTATAGATGCAAGTGAACAAGCTAAAAAGGTGGAACACCCATGGAAGAACATTGTACAACCAAAATATAGACCACAACTAACTTTTTGTAGTTTAACTCCTTTTTTCCAACAATTCACTGGCATTAATGTTATCATGTTTTACGCACCCGTCCTCTTCAAGACTTTGGGATTCGGTAATGAAGCTTCCCTTATGTCAGCGGTCATTACTGGAGGAGTAAATGTAGTTGCCACACTTGTTTCCATTTTCACCGTAGACAAGTTTGGAAGAAAGATCTTGTTCATTGAAGGTGGCGCCCAAAAGTTTATTTGCCAG ATTGCTATTGGAGGAATGATTGCTGCAAAGTTTGGACTAAGTGGTGAAGGCTCGTTAACTAAAGGAGAAGCCAATctccttttatttttgatatgtgCCTATGTTGCAGCTTATGCTTGGTCTTGGGGTCCATTGGGTTGGTTGGTTCCTAGTGAAATATGTTCTCTTGAAGCTCGATCCGCAGGTCAAGCtattaatgttggcgtgaacaTGTTATTTACATTTTTCATTGCACAAATCTTTCTCACATTGCTTTGCCATTTGAAGTTTGGCCTATTCTTCTTTTTTGCTGGCTTTGTCCTTATCATGACTATCTTCATAGCCTTGTTCTTGCCTGAGACAAAGAATGTTCCTATTGAAGAAATGAATAGAGTGTGGAAGTCACATTGGTTCTAG